The DNA segment CGCCCGGCCGATGCTTGACCTCGGCGCCGGCGTCCTTCGCGGCGACGGGCCGTTCGTCCCCGAGCCCGGGGACGTCGTGCTGGTCGGGACGAATGCCGGAACGGACGCGGGAACCGTCCAGGTGGCGCTTGCGGCGAAGCAGGCCGGCTGCACGGTCGTCGGACTGACTTGCGTCGCATACGAGCGCTGGCCCAAGGTGGTCGTCGAGCACCCGAGCGGGGCAAAACTGGTCGACCTGGCCGATATCCTCATCGACATCGGCGGGGTGGTCGGTGACGGGATCGTTGACCTGCCCGGCCTCGACACGGCCGTGGGACCTACCTCCGGGGTGGTTCTGTGCGCGGCCGCCTGGGCGATCCTCGTGGGCGCGGCGGAGCGACTGCTCGCCATCGGCTTGACGCCGATCGTCTATCGAAGCGTCCAGCTCCCGGGCGGCGAGGCCCTGTTCTACGAGCGGAAAGCCACCTACGAGGAGACGCGGCGCGGCGTCGTGGAAGCCGGTGCGACCGGATGAGCGAGCGCCCTCGGGAGGGCCCAAGGGCTGCGGCCGGGCGTGAGGTCGGCACCGTGGGGCGACTTCTGCGTCGGCTCGAGCGTGCCGGGCCGGCGATCATCGACCTAGCGGCGAGGTTGGTCGCGATTCCGTCCGACAGTCCCGCCCACGACGAGAGCGCCGTCGCTGAGGCGCTCGGGGCGGAGGCGGCACGGCTGGGCCTCGCGGCCGGCGAGATCGTGACCGCCCGCCCGAATCGCCCGAATTTGGTAATCCGGATGCCCGGCCAGGCTGCGGGCTTGCGCCTGATTTTGAACGGCCACATGGACACGAAGCCGGCCGGCGAGCGGGCGGACTGGCG comes from the Chloroflexota bacterium genome and includes:
- a CDS encoding SIS domain-containing protein; this translates as MTAAAAYLRRTIEVLEVMARDEEAQIEAASARVAEAISRGRRVYVAATSHVLHTELYLRAGGMAAVHPLGETPDLARPMLDLGAGVLRGDGPFVPEPGDVVLVGTNAGTDAGTVQVALAAKQAGCTVVGLTCVAYERWPKVVVEHPSGAKLVDLADILIDIGGVVGDGIVDLPGLDTAVGPTSGVVLCAAAWAILVGAAERLLAIGLTPIVYRSVQLPGGEALFYERKATYEETRRGVVEAGATG